GTAGACCGCTAGGGTAACTACCAAGCATTGCTATTCCTCGTGGTGGCCAGTGGGCCACCTTAATTTTACATGACTTTATAAAAGTCTTAAATAGGATCATACATTTCATTGTTTAAAGTTTTCATCATGTAAAGGCGAGTGATGTGGTTAAAAATCTCCAGATCAGTAGAACTTTGTTTAAAGCtgtttcatattattttatttatgtaagcGTAAGGGTAATCTGGTGATTTTTGCTGTCTTTATAATTGCACTGAAGTGCTGCTAGCTCCATATCTATACACTATATGAAGAAAAACTTCGTTTGAAAATATCATTGAATATATGTAAAACAAGTAAAGCAATATGTAAAGTAGTAATCAGGTGATTGTTGTGGTTTTTACAATTTCACTGCTTCACTGTTAGCTCCATATCTGTTAATTATATGACGAAATATTCTTATTGTGCATTTCTCCTTTTTGAATAGTGtgatattttgactttttgctCATATTTTTCATAGGGTTTGCGCACATGTATATCATCAATTTGCTTTGTTGTTGTGTTTTTAGGAAACAAAAGAAACAGTGTATTAACTATTAACTATGGTATTAACCATAGTATTAGGTCCTTGGTTGTTAAGATCCATTTTGATGATTCCAAAATTTTGTAGTTCTCACATAGTTacattctgttttttttttctttttttttcctgctTAATGTAATTGTAATCTATTAGATAGTAAAACTGTAGCTTTAACTCTTTAccttgagaaaaaaaaatatgttttagcATTCAATTTTGTCTCTCATGTGCAGAATAAATGCAATTCGCTTGGAAGAAAAGGAAAACCAGGAGAAGGAATTAAGAAATCAGATTATCGAAGAAAGTGAAGTTTACAAACGAGCTTTCCATGAGAAAAGACTCCAGAATGTTGAAACAAATAAGCTCACTAATAGAGAAGGAGAAAAGGTATTGTGGGTTGGTTAACTTAAGAGCTGTCAGAGATGACAAAACGTTTAGGTTGTGTGGGTTGGTTAACTATGTGTTTGGGTTCAAACATATCGGGTTGGGGACGCCCCTTTAGCGTTTTATTAGCCTATTTCAATGGTAGAAGTTTAACACCAATTAAtcaatgttatatataaaattgtaaAATTTATTTCATAAGCAATCTAATTGTCTTATATTTTGAAGAGcacaataattattttaaagcaacaagatttgtttttttaagcatTCGAAAACAATTTGTGCAATTGTCGACCCAATGACCTGTTTCTATTTTTGCAAAGGTAAACTAATATTCACATGTTGACCCGTTTCCGTTGAAACAGATGTACGTAGCGAAGCAAGAAAAGTTCCACAAAGAAGCAGATAAACAGTACTGGAAAGCAATAGCAGAGCTGGTTCCTCGTGAAGTCGCCAACATTGAGAAGCGAGGCAAGAAGGATAAGGACAAGAAACCATCTATTGAAGTCATTCAGGGACCCAAGCCCGGAAAACCAACTGATCTCTCTAGGTTGCGACAGATTCTGGTGAAGCTGAAGCAAACACCTCCAGTGCACATGGTTCCTCCACCACCTCCTGCCAAGGATGCGACGAAAGATGATAAGAAAGTTTCTAAAGATGGAAAGGATGCGACAACACCAATACCTGATGCAGCTGTATCTGCTAAAGATGATGCCGCCAGTGGAACTGTTGAAGTTTCCGCTGCGCCAGTTGACCAACCTGCCATGGTGGCTGAAGCAGTTGCAGTTGCGGCCACCTAATGTCTTATTGTTATAAGATCCCGGGTTTTTGGTGGTGTGAATGATTGTATAATTTTCTTGTGATGCTTGGTGAGTTTACATAAATGGTATTAGCTGTGCTGGCGGGACATTTTTCATTGTGTTGTCTAAGAGTTGTTTTcattattatggtttaaaaagcTGATTCAATTATTGTTTCTGTGTATGACAAATTTGCTTCAAATATAGAAAGGAATTCTTTTCGCATTTTAGTTCAATGACAGTGTTAACCATTCTTTCAATACTCTTTCATTATTCCAGGAAGTCTATTTCCGGTTAAATCTTCACTCATTTGTCAAACTAACACTcgaaaaataaatttacaatcctAAATGGCTatcaagtttttcttgttgGGTTATCcggaaattataaatttttaacttaaacttcatatttcttattatattttttgaatgGCTACTTACAAAAATTTTGGTTCTAATTGAGTGAAGACATTGTTAAGATGAATAGGTTTGATAGAGTTTCAAACTTCACGTAGAagattttatgttgttttgtgTTGTAAGGAGAGAGTAGAAATCAATAAAATTACATTGTTAAGATATGATGATAGATTGATCAAGATGAAAAAAAATTCAGTTCTCAATCGTCATATGAAAAATTAGCTAGggtttgagaattttttttttgatttgggGATAAATATGGATTTCACATTAATtcatatttatagttttttttttaagccaAAACCTGATTCATCCATGAGTTTGGAAAGTGAGAAAATGAtagttaaaattttcatttctttcttttccatGCCATTTTAGATGGAAAGAAAAAGGTGGAAAAAGAAGGCATTTTGCATTCTCTTATTTTATTCCTTTTACTTACCAAACAAGAGAAAAATCCcttattttcattctctcttttccaattcactcctaccaaacaccaCCTAAAAATCTATTCATTTAGGTCACGTTATACTTACATACGTAAATGCATATATTCCCTATATCTTACTATACTAGAAGTCCACATGACATAAGGGTGTTGAcattgtgtaacaccccaatattttaagataatagaaaattaaccttttgtatagttttgacatttaattaacTTTCTAGTATTTTGTATTGAGATAAGAGATTAATTTAATTGGAACTTTAGTGACTAGCGGGTATTATACccacaaaaattaaaatggaaCGTGGCATTAGGGGAGAATGCACAACCATTTCAAACTTGATGATTCACAATTTCACTAACACTTATTCTTTCAATTCCCAATCCTTCCACTTCTTCTACTCTATCAAGATTTTCATGCAATTCAATCCCTCCCAAATCCAATTATCTAAATCTTTCTAATAATTAGGAAAGTGAGGGTTTGTATTGAATTAGGGGAGGCCGAATTTTAGCAaggagaaaaggaaaaaaatctGGAAATTTAATTGTGATTGTTCTTGAGGTAAGAATTCCTCCATTCTTCAATTTctgaatttagggttttggatatttaaattagggttcttagttggaattaggaaattGGTATTTTGGGGAATTTGATGATGAACcctaatgaaattttaagaggAGAAGCTTTGGGTAAATGCAATCGAGTTTTGTAATGAAACTCAAAGTAATAAACATTATGTCTTGGATGTTTGGCTAAATTGTGATATGATGTTGATTACagaaaattgttaaaatattttgtaaTTGCCAAACACCATGATAATAGAATGCATGATGAATTCAAGTAAAAATGTTTGTGAAAGAGTTGAGTTTATGGAactcatagatatatatatattgtattatgtATAGGTGGTGAAGAACTCTAGTTGAGCCTTTAGCCATAGTATCTAATAGCCAAAtttaaggtgagtgtatatgtatataatcatgttcttgttaataGAGGTCATaagtgggtaaattcctatgacccatttgtttGTTGATTGTAAGAgttagtaggtgggtaaattcctactagccaatttGGATGTAAGAGCTATTAGGtaggtaaattcctactagccaaattgtttgtaagagctagtaggtgggtaaatcctactagccaaattgtctATGGccatgttaaaaataaattgtgATGAATTCTATGTTTGTGATTGATATGAATGAAATGACTATCATTTGATAGGCTATATGTGGTGCTTCACGCACATTGCTAAGGTTacttgattatgattatatgtatatgtattcactaagcgttgcttatgttttagttgtttaacccttttataggagttggtagttgCAAGAGCAAGGAATTGATCGAGTGAAGTTAGATTTGAAGGTTTTGGCCATCTTGAAGGTTGGCAATTTGGGTAATTTCGGTAGATAATCCCTTATGACcattttggctcttgatacatgtgTCTTTTGATGGGAAATATTGTGTATGATCTATTTTGAGTCTTCTAGTCATGACTATTATAGTggtttgaagtataaatcattttggaGTCAAATACCCATTTCGTCACCGTGAGTAAATGCAGGCAAGCGACCCATTTAGTTGTGTTTGTGGATATTGTTTCAAATGGATATTATAGGTAAGCTTGTAAATGTGTCAAATCCTTGTTTAGATTCAGAAATGATGTATATTTAAAGTATGGTTTGTGTTAGAGAAGTTGTAAGTTGCTTTTAAGTgtcaaaatgtgtttttgaGAAATCTGGGCTCCCACTGTGGCTCAATGGGGGATGAACACTCCCACTATGACTCAGTGGGAAATCTCTGGAATTTTTGGTTTCTGGTCTCGGCTGTGACTGTGGCGCAATGGGGTGTAAagcccctcactgcggcgcagtgagaaaaaaaaatcttatcatTCCTATGAACATTTGAAATTGTGGTTTGGTTGTTACACATTGTATGCGTGGTAAGTGAATGGTTAACACGGTGCCACACTGCAAATATTTaccctatatactaaaaaccaacctGATTTTTACAACAAtttttgcataaggtacacacaATATCTTTACTAACTACAATGCACATGATACAACTTCATTATGCATTAAACTTTCCATTTTAACTTtaactaaaagtttaaaacatatCAAATCATTTCATCTAAATCCAATTCCTGTAAAAGATCTTCATACTTAATTGAAGCAATCAATACACCTTCATGAGCATCACATGTTTGTCGGACACCATCTCATCCAGGTATATAACACCTGAGAGCAAACACCACCGCCAACAACCTTTAGACCGCCGGTTAAAAACTAAACACCACCGTCACTCACCGCCTCATTTGGATGATTGGATCTATTACACCTCCGACCAAACGCCACCGACACGAACCTTTAAAACCGCATTTCTACACAAATCTAAGAACACAAGTAAAGAGTGGTGTGCATTCGAAGCGCCGGATTTATACCAGTTCCGTTCAAATAGCACCCACCACAAACAACACACTTAGACATAGAtttaagaagagaaaaaaacGTGATGTCATTGTTGCCATCAAAACCGTTATCAGATGAATAACATCTTCCATACCTCCCTCTACTTTTACCTATGTGATTTTGTCtaagttttaatttttcagttttctttttgacatttttgtttCATTTGTTGTTTTCTGGGTGAAGTTAGATGATTTTCATGAATCTACTTTTTAATGATATGGTTGTGCATATATTTTGTGTCTGATTTTTTTGATGGAAGGGAAAGGGATAatttatttggttttgaattATACGTGTGGTACTACAAAAATTATACTCATTTGAGAGCAAAgcattaaaatttgaaaaagaaagataaggAGGGTGCTGCGAGATAGGCGGATAGCACAcggtttttgactttttgtgaAGCGGTGGGGTGGGTTATGATTTCCTTTTATTTtctctatatgtatatagagtACAAATCTTTACAATTTACAAGTGTAATGTCAATGGCCACTTATATTATAAGAGTATCACTTATAAAACAAGACTACATTTTTGGTTTCATGATATAATaagttaaatgttttttttttttgatatataatatggTGAGGTACAATGACAGTCATAGATTTAGGTCATTCATTGacaaaagtttaagttttttctGTTTCATTTTTGTTTAATGTGTATTATTgtactatttttatttattttgattctTATAGTTTTCCACATTTGAAACGTTCATATTATtgggttttatttaatatacattATGGGTGCAACATTTAGTATCGtttgaaaaattagaaatacTTACTTAGCATTATGTAACCTTTTAACCCGAATTCAGATTTGCAAAATAAACCACATAATGTATTGATTCCATGTAGATGTAGATGGAGTGGTATGAATTATGATTACTACGTAATTAATAGTTAAGATGTACTCTATCATACTACTTTTAATAGCTTCCGCTACTTGATTGAATTGTAGAATACCAAGCACAATACAATAATTGACATCCTATGAATAAATTGAGTCTCGCCGCAATGTGTGAAACATAACCTGCAGCAACGTGTGGAATATAAAACTACGTCTAAGCTTAACGAACACTTATACAGGATATTACGATAAAACCTCCGCGATAACGCGCGGGTGTATATTTCTAGTTATAAACTAATTTATATGTTGAGGCTTGAGGCTCGTATAAAACAAAGGAGTTTAAGGTCAATTCCAATAAAGCTACTGTGGCAGTATGCCAATTCATTATCACAGTATGTTGAACAATTTGCCCATTCAGTTTATTGGTGGGCATTTTAAAAACATACTAGGTATTATTATAGGCCAAACACTACTTttgtaaatgaaattgattgaTTCTTTTAAAAGTCATCTTAATAATCctcataaaatcataaatacatGACTATTGATAAGTGTAAtccattaatttttttcatttaattcattaattatctcttttaatCTTAATATCTGATTTAAACAAATGTCATGATTATGGCTTTAAGAAAATTATTAGGAAGTTATCTTTACTCCTTTATAAGAGAAAtaacatctttttattttaggtaattctacctttgaattatcaGAATTactcttgactttttatgttgtGACCTTAATGaattacgagtataatttacactctaaaccttaattttaataattaacactttaagcctttatcttctaaaaatttccattatcacaattacatcaacctacattacttgacaccgccaccatcactaatagtatcatcaccgacaccactagaccgccttcCCCACCACTGCCGTCGCATTGCAGAGGTACAATGCTTGTTGTAAGAAAagatttataaatctttttTGTAAGAGGGTTGGCAACCCACCACTTAAGCCATTTTTCACCACTCAGTTCTAACGAATCACCTTTTGCCACCTCAACTtcaccactcactcaccactcattcaaattttgttggcatccgaccactcacttcaccactcattttacaattttcattttatttaaacattaaattttcattaaattaaaaacattacataataaatcaaaataaaacatacataatacttaaaaaacattacGAAAACGTTACAtgacaaataaaaacataactaacatagtaaatttaaaatacataaatactaAGCATCGGAATAGTCCAAGTCGACAGTACTATCACCGTCGTTACGATGAATGTAACGGTATGGTTCGGGTGACCCGACAACGTTGATAGGTGGAGGAGATACGTACTCCTCCCCCGTGTCAGAGAAGTAAGGTACATCCTCACCATTACCGACACTGCCTTGCCAGTACTCCCCGTGGCCTAGCGTGGTGGTCAAAGTCGAAGAGGCGGTGGTAAGCTGACAGATAACTTGATTCAGCCAATCCATCTTCTGCGAAGATACGCGAGATACTCACTTTCATTGCGATTAAGAACCCGATTAGGAGCCGTCAACTGGTCGATCTCGGCTTGGTAAGCTGCCTTGTTTTCAGACACCCCCTGAATGACGTTGTTTACTGCAGTGCGGTGTCTGAAGTCGTAATTTAGGTGGACTTGGATCGACATCTTAACATCACGAAGATTCATTGGAATGTTAGCCATGGATGAAGTTAGTTtgtggtaaaatgagatttatATTTAGGAGAAAGTAGAGAGTtgtgtgtgtaaatatataatagtagtatatataggaaagtagtagtatatataggaaaagtgaaaagataaaaaaaaaaaaagtcaaacggTACAAAATTTCGAATTATAACCGTTGACACGCATTCTATTGTTCTCGATTTGTGCAACTTGCGAGTGGTGGAACGAGTGGTGTGACCATTCAAACACACCCCACCACGCATGGTCGGGCGTTGGCGACGGTGTTCCGTCGTGACGCCGCGGTTATAATGCACCCACCATCCATCCATTGCCAACCCCTAAATGTCATTGAAGATTTGGAGATGACTTAATAATAGAGCACTACCATGACTATCTTGTAACCGGAAAGTAAACTATAGTATTGATTTGATCTGTCCCCATTTCATTTGTCACGACACATAAGTAAACCCTAAAATTCACCAGACAAACTTAACAGTCACCTGTCGCCCTCACTCGCGACTTTCTCCCccacttttatttataataatttaataataaaaattccagtatataaattagggtttattcctttttttgtttctcttttttcttctcaaatGAGTAGTACTTCTCCTATTAATAAtactactactaataataataaacaatcttCTCACGAAGAAGAATCATCATCTTCCGGCGGTGCTGCACCTGATTCCGGCGCCGGTGACGGCGGAGATAGTAGTGATCCGATGGATAAAGGCGGTGGCAGTGAT
The sequence above is drawn from the Erigeron canadensis isolate Cc75 chromosome 4, C_canadensis_v1, whole genome shotgun sequence genome and encodes:
- the LOC122595491 gene encoding clathrin light chain 1-like: MSGQFDESYFTTPTAGDQPVSDPFGFTDPDPNFSSIPNGNGNHVEQDVDGLFTSDGPLLPPPNEMQRDEGFPLREWRRINAIRLEEKENQEKELRNQIIEESEVYKRAFHEKRLQNVETNKLTNREGEKMYVAKQEKFHKEADKQYWKAIAELVPREVANIEKRGKKDKDKKPSIEVIQGPKPGKPTDLSRLRQILVKLKQTPPVHMVPPPPPAKDATKDDKKVSKDGKDATTPIPDAAVSAKDDAASGTVEVSAAPVDQPAMVAEAVAVAAT